A single window of Desulfovibrio sp. G11 DNA harbors:
- a CDS encoding MlaE family ABC transporter permease — METSPQVTASIQGPLLRVSVGGSWNIDRAWPPEARTALESLTDQSIREVRLESDNLGVWDSSLLVFLVQLVQTANERKANLHTSLPDGLERLLKLAFAVPAKAGSDRKKEELNFVQRVGQVAIDLPPRVTDFLNFVGDVTLAVGRLFVGRTQMRPQDLLAAMQECGVQALPIISITSMLFGLILAFVGAVQLTQFGAQIYVAGLVGIGMLRVMGAVMVGVVMAGRVGAAYAALIGTMQVNEEVDALATLGIAPVDFLVLPRVVALTAMIPLLTLYADLMGVVGGYIVATTMLNINPMEYINATMQMVPYKHVFIGLAYGTVFGVIIAMTGCYQGMRCGRSAQAVGLATTTAVVHAIVGIIVATAVITVICNVLDI, encoded by the coding sequence ATGGAAACAAGTCCGCAAGTGACAGCTTCCATTCAGGGGCCGCTTCTGCGCGTCAGCGTTGGTGGCAGCTGGAATATCGATAGGGCCTGGCCCCCTGAAGCCAGAACCGCCCTGGAAAGCCTGACAGACCAGAGCATCCGCGAAGTTCGCCTTGAAAGCGACAATCTCGGCGTCTGGGACAGCAGCCTGCTCGTTTTTCTTGTGCAGTTGGTGCAAACAGCCAATGAACGCAAGGCAAACCTGCACACCAGCCTGCCCGACGGCCTGGAACGCCTGCTCAAGCTCGCCTTTGCCGTGCCCGCCAAGGCCGGTTCAGACCGTAAAAAAGAAGAACTCAATTTCGTGCAGCGCGTGGGTCAGGTCGCCATTGATCTGCCGCCGCGCGTGACCGACTTTCTGAACTTTGTGGGCGATGTAACCCTGGCTGTGGGCCGCCTGTTTGTAGGGCGCACCCAGATGCGCCCGCAAGACCTGCTGGCAGCCATGCAGGAGTGCGGGGTGCAGGCGCTGCCTATCATCTCCATAACCAGCATGCTCTTCGGCCTTATTCTGGCCTTTGTAGGCGCTGTGCAGCTTACCCAGTTCGGCGCGCAGATCTACGTGGCCGGCCTTGTAGGCATAGGCATGCTGCGTGTCATGGGCGCTGTTATGGTGGGTGTGGTCATGGCAGGCCGCGTAGGTGCGGCTTATGCCGCCCTTATCGGCACCATGCAGGTCAATGAAGAGGTGGACGCCCTTGCCACCCTCGGCATAGCCCCGGTGGATTTTCTTGTTCTGCCCCGCGTGGTGGCCCTGACTGCCATGATCCCCCTGCTCACGCTCTACGCCGACCTCATGGGCGTGGTGGGCGGCTATATTGTGGCCACAACCATGCTGAACATCAATCCGATGGAATACATCAACGCCACCATGCAGATGGTTCCCTACAAACACGTCTTTATCGGCCTTGCCTACGGCACGGTTTTCGGCGTCATCATCGCCATGACGGGCTGCTATCAGGGAATGCGCTGCGGGCGCAGCGCCCAGGCCGTGGGCCTTGCAACCACAACCGCCGTGGTGCACGCCATTGTGGGCATTATCGTAGCCACTGCGGTCATAACCGTCATCTGCAACGTGCTGGACATCTGA